The following proteins come from a genomic window of Cronobacter muytjensii ATCC 51329:
- the ttcA gene encoding tRNA 2-thiocytidine(32) synthetase TtcA — MSEIQEISKKEQYNLNKLQKRLRRNVGEAIADYNMIEEGDRIMVCLSGGKDSYTMLEILRNLQQSAPVNFSLVAVNLDQKQPGFPEHILPEYLAALGVEYIIVEENTYGIVKEKIPEGKTTCSLCSRLRRGILYRTATELGATKIALGHHRDDILQTLFLNMFYGGKMKGMPPKLMSDDGKHIVIRPLAYCREKDIERFSQAKGFPIIPCNLCGSQPNLQRQVIADMLRDWDKRYPGRIETMFSAMQNVVPSHLCDTELFDFKGIHHGAEVVNGGDLAFDREEIPMTPVGWAPEDDAAPPMQRLDVLEIK; from the coding sequence ATGTCTGAAATCCAAGAAATTAGCAAAAAAGAGCAGTACAACCTCAACAAGCTGCAGAAGCGTCTGCGCCGTAACGTGGGCGAAGCTATCGCTGATTACAACATGATTGAAGAAGGCGACCGGATCATGGTCTGCCTCTCCGGCGGTAAAGACAGCTATACCATGCTTGAAATCCTGCGCAATTTGCAGCAGAGCGCGCCGGTCAATTTTTCGCTGGTGGCGGTGAACCTTGACCAGAAACAGCCGGGTTTCCCTGAACATATCCTGCCGGAATATCTGGCCGCGCTGGGCGTGGAATATATAATCGTTGAGGAAAATACTTACGGGATCGTGAAAGAGAAGATCCCGGAAGGGAAAACCACCTGCTCGCTCTGCTCACGCCTGCGTCGCGGCATTCTCTACCGCACCGCGACCGAACTGGGCGCCACGAAAATCGCGCTCGGCCATCATCGCGACGACATTTTGCAGACGCTGTTCCTGAATATGTTTTACGGCGGCAAGATGAAAGGCATGCCGCCGAAACTGATGAGCGACGACGGCAAACATATCGTTATCCGCCCGCTCGCCTACTGCCGCGAAAAAGATATTGAGCGTTTTTCTCAGGCGAAAGGCTTCCCGATTATCCCGTGTAACCTGTGCGGCTCGCAGCCGAACCTGCAGCGTCAGGTGATAGCCGACATGCTGCGCGACTGGGATAAGCGCTATCCAGGCCGTATCGAAACCATGTTCAGCGCGATGCAGAACGTGGTGCCGTCGCACCTGTGCGACACCGAACTGTTCGACTTCAAAGGCATTCATCATGGCGCTGAAGTGGTGAACGGCGGCGATCTGGCGTTCGACCGCGAAGAGATCCCGATGACGCCCGTCGGATGGGCGCCGGAAGATGACGCGGCACCGCCGATGCAGCGCCTCGACGTGCTGGAAATCAAATAA
- a CDS encoding endonuclease/exonuclease/phosphatase family protein has product MRLASYNVENLFDRARVMSQGSWSQGRPVLEKFARLNALLGEITYSEASKKEMVKLLVALGLEKSDTGPFVILRRNRGSLLKRPRDGGIEIIASGRADWVGSLELIESPVDEVAMRITARVMSDLHADVLAVVEAESRPALAAFNQEIIAALGGEPFRHVMVIDGNDSRGIDVGLLTGADYPIGPMRSHVDDRDARGQLIFSRDCPEYAVPLASGETLWVMVNHLKSKGYGGKAESDARRKAQAQRVAEIYQARRDAGERFIAIAGDFNDTPDSDTLSPLLQGTDLRDAFTHPSFDTGGFPGTWGNSAKNNKLDYILLSPALWESVTAGGVIRKGMWPGERPVKWDVYPELKKPQQAGSDHAALWVDLNI; this is encoded by the coding sequence ATGCGTCTGGCGTCATATAACGTAGAAAACCTGTTCGATCGCGCGCGCGTGATGTCGCAGGGAAGCTGGTCGCAGGGGCGGCCGGTGCTGGAGAAATTCGCGAGGCTTAATGCGCTACTCGGCGAGATTACCTACAGCGAGGCCAGCAAAAAAGAGATGGTGAAACTGCTGGTGGCGCTCGGCCTTGAGAAGTCGGACACCGGGCCGTTTGTTATTCTGCGTCGCAACCGCGGCAGTCTGCTAAAGCGTCCACGCGACGGCGGCATTGAGATTATCGCGAGCGGGCGCGCCGACTGGGTCGGGTCGCTGGAGTTGATTGAGTCGCCTGTCGATGAAGTCGCGATGCGCATTACCGCGAGAGTAATGAGCGACCTGCACGCCGATGTGCTGGCCGTGGTGGAGGCTGAAAGCCGCCCGGCGCTGGCGGCGTTCAACCAGGAGATCATTGCAGCGCTCGGCGGCGAGCCGTTTCGCCACGTCATGGTCATCGACGGTAACGACAGTCGGGGTATTGATGTGGGTCTGCTCACCGGCGCAGATTATCCCATCGGCCCGATGCGCAGCCATGTCGACGACCGCGACGCGCGCGGCCAGTTGATTTTCTCGCGCGACTGCCCGGAATACGCGGTGCCGCTGGCGAGCGGCGAGACGCTGTGGGTGATGGTCAACCACCTGAAAAGCAAAGGCTATGGCGGTAAAGCCGAGTCTGACGCGCGCCGTAAAGCGCAGGCGCAGCGGGTGGCGGAAATCTATCAGGCGCGACGCGACGCCGGGGAGCGGTTTATCGCCATCGCGGGCGATTTTAACGACACGCCGGACAGCGATACGCTCTCGCCGCTGCTGCAAGGCACCGATCTGCGCGACGCCTTTACGCACCCGTCTTTCGATACCGGCGGTTTTCCCGGCACCTGGGGCAACAGCGCTAAAAATAACAAGCTCGATTACATCCTCTTGTCGCCCGCGCTCTGGGAGAGCGTCACCGCCGGCGGCGTTATTCGCAAAGGGATGTGGCCTGGCGAGCGCCCCGTCAAATGGGACGTCTACCCGGAGCTTAAAAAACCGCAGCAGGCGGGCTCCGATCACGCCGCCCTGTGGGTGGATCTGAATATTTAA
- a CDS encoding class I mannose-6-phosphate isomerase yields the protein MLNYPLKLTTPLATHIFGGSRIKTQLGKAELPDTRIAETWEVSDVDGMIATVVNGPLAGTSLRELATRYPDELVAPGWRGPHFPLLSKFIDGSGMLPVHLHANDDTAQRLENQPNGKTEAWHILWAGPGATCLAGIKTGMKKDAIREALLAGDYDRVMYRLPLKTGDTLYVPGGQLHSFGPDTLIYEIEQTSDIQQHAMPWNMEDGSPVPPEEQARNIDKLLDELRPELLTQPQRGLVLEECDAVQRLVCCAGPYFALERWRFDTCYDYRFSSVRIVTNIGAPVTINAGGQITRLERAQSVILPAALGEAEFCGKGELLVGYVPDLAQEIVAPLRAAGYPQTAIDALGDISGQLR from the coding sequence ATGCTCAACTATCCGCTTAAGCTGACGACGCCGCTTGCGACACACATTTTCGGCGGCTCGCGCATTAAAACGCAGCTCGGCAAAGCGGAACTGCCCGATACGCGCATCGCTGAAACCTGGGAGGTAAGCGACGTTGACGGCATGATAGCAACCGTCGTTAACGGGCCGCTTGCCGGCACCTCGCTTCGCGAACTGGCGACGCGCTATCCCGATGAACTGGTCGCGCCGGGATGGCGCGGCCCGCATTTTCCGCTACTCAGCAAGTTTATCGACGGCAGCGGCATGCTGCCGGTTCATTTGCACGCGAATGACGACACGGCGCAGCGGCTGGAAAACCAGCCCAACGGTAAAACGGAAGCCTGGCATATTCTCTGGGCCGGGCCTGGCGCGACCTGTCTTGCCGGCATTAAAACCGGCATGAAAAAAGACGCTATCCGCGAGGCGCTGCTGGCGGGCGATTACGACCGCGTGATGTACCGTCTGCCGCTGAAAACCGGCGACACCCTCTACGTGCCGGGCGGTCAGTTGCACTCCTTCGGGCCGGACACCCTTATCTATGAAATAGAACAGACCTCTGATATTCAGCAGCACGCGATGCCGTGGAATATGGAGGATGGCTCGCCGGTGCCGCCTGAAGAACAGGCGCGTAATATCGATAAACTCCTCGACGAACTGCGTCCTGAGCTGCTGACCCAGCCGCAGCGCGGTCTGGTGCTGGAGGAGTGTGATGCCGTGCAGCGTCTCGTCTGCTGCGCCGGGCCCTATTTCGCGCTGGAGCGCTGGCGCTTCGATACCTGTTACGACTACCGCTTCAGCTCGGTGCGTATCGTCACCAATATCGGCGCGCCGGTAACCATCAACGCAGGCGGTCAGATAACCAGACTTGAGCGCGCCCAGAGCGTTATTCTGCCCGCCGCGCTTGGCGAGGCGGAATTCTGCGGCAAAGGCGAGCTGCTGGTCGGGTATGTGCCGGATCTGGCGCAGGAGATTGTCGCGCCGCTGCGCGCCGCAGGTTACCCGCAGACGGCCATTGACGCGCTCGGCGATATCAGCGGCCAACTGCGCTAG
- the exaC gene encoding acetaldehyde dehydrogenase ExaC, with protein MKYAHPGQPGALVSFKQRYGNYIGGQFVEPVEGHYFTNTTPVTGAVVAEFPRSGAADIERALDAAHAAAPAWGKTSVQERSNLLLAIADRMAGHIEQLALTESWDNGKPVRETLNADIPLAVDHFRYFAGCLRAQEGSVAEIDQYTVAYHIYEPLGVVGQIIPWNFPILMAAWKLAPALAAGNCVVLKPAEQTPLGISVLMELIGDLLPPGVVNVVHGFGQEAGEALARSKRIEKIAFTGSTPVGRHILSCAAENIIPSTVELGGKSPNIYFADIMQAEPEFIEKAAEGLILGFFNQGEVCTCPSRALIQESIYEPFMERVLARMANIRKGDPYDTETMIGAQASQEQFDKILSYIDIARGEGGQILAGGARLNHGAALEKGFYIEPTLIKGENEMRFFQEEIFGPVIGITTFKDAEQALKLANATEFGLGAGVWTRDTNLAWRMGREIKAGRVWTNCYHLYPAHAAFGGYKNSGIGRETHKKALEHYQQVKNLLVSYDIQPLNLF; from the coding sequence ATGAAATATGCTCACCCCGGTCAGCCTGGTGCTCTCGTTAGCTTTAAACAGCGTTATGGAAATTACATTGGCGGTCAGTTTGTCGAGCCTGTCGAAGGACACTATTTCACCAATACGACGCCGGTGACGGGCGCGGTGGTGGCAGAGTTCCCGCGCTCAGGCGCTGCCGATATCGAACGCGCGCTGGACGCCGCCCACGCCGCCGCGCCCGCCTGGGGCAAAACCAGCGTGCAGGAGCGCTCAAACCTGCTGCTGGCGATTGCCGATCGCATGGCGGGCCATATCGAACAGCTGGCGCTTACCGAAAGCTGGGATAACGGTAAGCCGGTACGTGAAACGCTGAATGCCGATATCCCGCTGGCAGTGGATCATTTCCGCTACTTCGCCGGTTGTCTGCGCGCCCAGGAGGGCAGCGTCGCGGAAATCGACCAGTACACCGTGGCGTATCACATTTATGAGCCGCTCGGCGTGGTCGGCCAGATTATCCCGTGGAACTTCCCAATCCTGATGGCGGCGTGGAAACTCGCGCCAGCGCTTGCGGCGGGCAACTGCGTGGTGCTCAAACCCGCCGAGCAAACCCCGCTGGGAATTTCCGTGCTGATGGAGCTTATCGGCGACCTGCTGCCGCCGGGTGTGGTTAACGTAGTGCACGGGTTCGGCCAGGAGGCGGGCGAAGCGCTGGCGCGTAGCAAACGCATTGAGAAAATCGCGTTTACCGGCTCCACACCTGTTGGACGACACATTCTCTCGTGCGCGGCGGAAAATATTATCCCCAGTACCGTCGAGCTGGGCGGAAAGTCGCCTAATATTTACTTTGCCGACATCATGCAGGCAGAGCCTGAATTTATTGAAAAAGCGGCCGAAGGGCTGATTCTGGGCTTCTTTAACCAGGGAGAAGTGTGCACCTGTCCTTCCCGCGCCCTGATTCAGGAATCGATTTACGAACCCTTTATGGAGCGCGTGCTGGCGCGTATGGCCAACATTCGCAAAGGCGACCCCTATGACACTGAGACCATGATAGGCGCGCAGGCCTCTCAGGAGCAGTTCGACAAAATTCTCTCCTATATCGACATCGCGCGCGGTGAGGGCGGTCAGATCCTCGCGGGCGGCGCTCGCCTGAACCACGGCGCGGCGCTGGAGAAGGGCTTCTACATCGAGCCGACGCTGATTAAAGGCGAAAACGAGATGCGCTTCTTCCAGGAGGAGATCTTCGGGCCGGTTATCGGCATCACGACCTTTAAAGACGCGGAACAGGCGCTGAAGCTTGCGAACGCCACGGAGTTCGGCCTCGGCGCGGGCGTCTGGACGCGCGACACCAATCTGGCCTGGCGCATGGGCCGCGAAATCAAAGCGGGTCGCGTCTGGACCAATTGCTACCACCTTTACCCGGCCCATGCCGCCTTTGGGGGCTACAAAAATTCCGGTATCGGCCGCGAAACCCATAAGAAAGCGCTGGAGCATTACCAGCAGGTGAAAAATCTGCTGGTCAGCTACGACATCCAGCCTCTGAACCTTTTCTGA
- a CDS encoding SDR family oxidoreductase, which translates to MTTRPQPPFPEQQQNVPGSTAEMQPTPDHGETSYKGSGRLAGKAAIITGGDSGIGRAVAIAYAREGADVLISYLDEHDDAKDTARLVEEAGRKAVLVAGDITDAAHCRALVQKAADTFGKIDIVVNNAAFQMTRESLDEISDEEFDRTMKTNLYGMFWICKAAVPHMPAGGSIINTASVNADQPKPKLIAYSATKAAIVNFSGSLAALLAEKGIRANAVAPGPIWTPLIPSTMPPEQVKEFGSQVPLARAGQPAELAPVYVMLASDEASYVSGATIAVTGGQAVI; encoded by the coding sequence ATGACGACACGTCCACAACCGCCATTCCCGGAACAGCAGCAGAATGTCCCTGGCAGCACGGCCGAGATGCAGCCGACGCCCGATCACGGTGAAACCAGCTATAAAGGTTCCGGCCGCCTGGCAGGCAAGGCCGCCATCATCACCGGCGGCGATTCCGGTATTGGCCGCGCCGTGGCGATTGCTTACGCCCGCGAAGGCGCTGATGTGCTGATCTCTTATCTGGACGAACATGACGACGCGAAAGACACCGCGCGTCTGGTGGAAGAGGCGGGCCGCAAGGCCGTGCTGGTGGCAGGCGATATTACCGACGCCGCCCATTGCCGCGCGCTGGTGCAGAAAGCGGCCGATACCTTCGGCAAGATTGACATCGTGGTCAACAATGCCGCCTTCCAGATGACCCGCGAGTCGCTTGATGAAATCAGCGATGAAGAGTTCGACCGCACCATGAAAACTAACCTTTACGGCATGTTCTGGATCTGCAAAGCGGCGGTGCCGCATATGCCAGCGGGCGGTTCGATAATCAACACCGCGTCGGTTAACGCCGACCAGCCGAAACCGAAGCTGATTGCGTACTCCGCCACTAAAGCGGCCATTGTCAACTTCTCCGGAAGCCTGGCCGCGCTGCTGGCCGAAAAAGGCATTCGTGCCAATGCGGTCGCGCCTGGCCCAATCTGGACGCCGCTCATCCCGTCCACCATGCCGCCGGAGCAGGTAAAAGAGTTCGGCAGCCAGGTACCGCTGGCGCGCGCCGGACAGCCAGCCGAACTGGCGCCAGTCTATGTGATGCTCGCGAGCGATGAAGCAAGCTATGTGTCGGGGGCCACTATCGCGGTAACCGGTGGTCAGGCGGTTATCTGA
- a CDS encoding sigma-54-dependent Fis family transcriptional regulator has protein sequence MPHSASLTSAGLTPYCDELSFPCPLNDSWQRSQRYGLSRSDDATSFVSRALLEEARSQHGWLNTLARPLMQRLGESLNRLPSVVVASDDTGLVLETFGNNQFLHKAQRVALAPGNLWGEHARGTNAIGTALALHAPCEVHGSQHFLNQNAGLYCYGVPVFRPDGHIAGVLDLSTPAQQPVPEAGRLMRQVVRQLEHDWVIAQLDARQWLLRLHADPAALGSAQELLLAFRDNCLVAANKLAMDEFNLSTAHIGTLSLDALFPQALPADDGAALTAVNQRRYHARSQLPARRVWAARPVTAPEEESGVETGKALRLLNAGIALCITGETGCGKEHLSRRLHQQSQWRDGPFVAINCAALPEQLIESELFGYQPGAFTGASSRGYIGKIREADGGVLFLDEIGDMPLTMQTRLLRVLQEKTVVPLGGTRAVPVAFTLICATHRPLDEMVARGAFREDLFYRIEEYRLRIPPLREWPALPRFVQRLWQELGGARRGVTLSADLIAHIARLPWPGNVRQLASLLKVLLALADEGDVVTLSDLPLPYRQLINEEPARLSDHAAPDVDAVLQSVNGNMSLAARKLGVSRSTLYRRLEKQRAALR, from the coding sequence ATGCCGCACAGCGCCTCGTTAACCTCCGCAGGCTTAACGCCGTACTGCGACGAGCTGTCTTTTCCGTGTCCGCTGAACGACTCCTGGCAGCGCAGCCAGCGCTATGGCCTGAGCCGCAGCGACGATGCGACTTCTTTTGTCAGCCGCGCGCTGCTGGAGGAAGCCCGTTCGCAACATGGTTGGCTGAACACGCTGGCGCGCCCGCTGATGCAACGGCTCGGTGAGAGCCTGAACCGCCTGCCCTCGGTAGTGGTGGCCTCCGACGATACCGGCCTGGTGCTGGAGACCTTTGGCAATAACCAGTTTCTGCATAAGGCGCAGCGCGTGGCGCTCGCTCCCGGCAACCTGTGGGGCGAACACGCGCGCGGCACCAACGCCATCGGCACGGCGCTGGCGCTCCACGCGCCCTGCGAAGTCCACGGCAGTCAGCATTTCCTCAACCAGAACGCCGGGCTTTACTGCTACGGCGTGCCGGTGTTCCGCCCGGACGGACATATTGCAGGCGTGCTGGATCTTTCCACGCCCGCGCAGCAACCGGTGCCGGAAGCGGGCAGACTGATGCGCCAGGTGGTGCGTCAGCTTGAACATGACTGGGTTATCGCCCAGCTTGATGCCCGCCAATGGCTGCTGCGCCTGCATGCGGACCCCGCCGCCCTCGGTTCGGCCCAGGAGCTGCTGCTGGCCTTTCGCGATAACTGTCTGGTGGCCGCCAATAAGCTGGCGATGGACGAATTTAATCTCTCAACCGCGCATATCGGCACGCTGTCGCTCGACGCGCTGTTCCCGCAGGCGCTGCCTGCGGACGACGGCGCGGCGCTCACCGCCGTTAATCAGCGGCGTTATCACGCCCGCAGCCAGCTTCCGGCGCGCCGCGTCTGGGCCGCCCGGCCCGTTACAGCCCCGGAGGAAGAGAGCGGCGTGGAGACCGGCAAAGCGCTGCGCCTGCTGAACGCGGGTATCGCCTTGTGCATTACCGGCGAAACCGGCTGCGGCAAAGAGCACCTGAGCCGCCGCCTGCACCAGCAGAGCCAGTGGCGTGACGGCCCGTTTGTCGCCATCAACTGCGCCGCGCTGCCGGAGCAGCTTATTGAATCAGAGCTGTTCGGCTACCAGCCCGGCGCGTTTACCGGCGCCAGCAGCCGGGGATATATCGGTAAAATCCGCGAGGCCGACGGCGGCGTGCTGTTTCTCGATGAAATTGGCGATATGCCGCTGACGATGCAGACCCGTCTGCTGCGGGTATTACAGGAAAAAACGGTGGTGCCGCTGGGTGGCACGCGCGCCGTGCCGGTGGCCTTTACGCTTATCTGCGCCACGCACCGCCCGCTTGATGAGATGGTGGCGCGCGGCGCGTTTCGCGAAGATCTCTTTTACCGTATTGAAGAATACCGGCTGCGCATTCCGCCGCTGCGCGAATGGCCCGCGCTGCCGCGGTTCGTCCAGCGGCTGTGGCAGGAGCTTGGCGGCGCGCGGCGCGGCGTCACGCTCTCCGCAGATCTGATAGCCCATATCGCCCGCCTGCCCTGGCCGGGCAACGTGCGACAGCTGGCGAGCCTGCTGAAAGTATTGCTGGCGCTCGCGGATGAAGGTGACGTTGTCACGTTAAGCGACCTGCCGCTTCCGTATCGCCAGTTGATAAACGAAGAGCCGGCGCGGCTTTCTGACCATGCCGCGCCGGATGTTGACGCTGTGCTGCAAAGCGTTAATGGCAATATGAGCCTTGCGGCACGCAAGCTTGGCGTGTCGCGCAGCACCCTCTACCGACGCTTAGAGAAACAGCGCGCCGCCCTGCGCTAG